One Spinacia oleracea cultivar Varoflay chromosome 4, BTI_SOV_V1, whole genome shotgun sequence DNA segment encodes these proteins:
- the LOC110784289 gene encoding palmitoyl-monogalactosyldiacylglycerol delta-7 desaturase, chloroplastic translates to MALIASTPNQSSIYLSSQNKPQNKTLCYKFKLPILKNTISNRLTLTFHTPICKHGDSSSTPNEGKTKKTRLSAAVSTTPGFESYSHKIWWSDVAVKNVTNVLVDGKWDSVSIGNLSAVVGMHGLALFAPFNFNWGAFWVAVVLYLATGLLGITLSFHRNLAHKSFKLPKWLEYLFAYCGVLALQGNPIDWVSTHRYHHQFCDSEQDPHSPLEGFWFSHMNWMFDANIVNERCGVQDNVGDLEKQPFYRFMRSSYILHPLILAGLLYAFGGFPYIVWGMGVRTAWVYHITWFVNSASHVWGTQDWNTGDLSRNNWWVALLSFGEGWHNNHHAFEYSARHGLEWWQFDMTWYTIKFLQVIGLAKDVKLPTEIHKQRMAIQNDGVST, encoded by the exons ATGGCTCTCATTGCATCAACCCCAAACCAATCATCCATTTATCTTTCCTCTCAAAATAAACCCCAAAATAAAACATTATGCTACAAATTTAAACTACCAATTTTAAAAAACACCATTTCAAATCGTTTAACACTAACATTTCACACCCCCATTTGCAAACATGGCGATTCATCAAGCACCCCTAACGAGGGGAAAACAAAAAAGACGAGATTATCGGCGGCGGTATCTACAACACCAGGTTTCGAGTCGTATTCACATAAGATTTGGTGGTCGGATGTTGCAGTGAAGAATGTAACGAATGTTCTTGTGGATGGGAAATGGGATTCAGTATCAATTGGGAATTTAAGTGCTGTGGTTGGAATGCATGGGTTGGCTCTTTTTGCGccgtttaattttaattggggtGCGTTTTGGGTGGCTGTGGTTTTGTATTTGGCAACTGGGTTGTTGGGTATTACGCTGTCGTTTCACCGGAATTTGGCCCACAAGAGTTTCAAGCTGCCTAAATGGCTCGAGTACTTGTTTGCTTATTGCGGGGTGTTGGCCCTTCAG GGGAATCCAATTGATTGGGTGAGCACACACAGGTACCACCATCAATTTTGTGATTCTGAGCAAGACCCACATAGTCCACTTGAAGGATTTTGGTTCAGCCACATGAATTGGATGTTTGATGCTAACATTGTTAACGAAAGG TGTGGTGTGCAAGACAATGTAGGAGACCTAGAGAAACAACCATTCTACAGGTTTATGAGGAGTTCATACATTTTGCACCCACTTATTCTCGCAGGATTACTCTATGCTTTTGGTGGATTTCCCTACATTGTTTGGGGGATG GGTGTAAGAACTGCATGGGTATATCACATAACATGGTTCGTGAACTCTGCTAGTCATGTATGGGGAACTCAAGATTGGAATACCGGTGATTTATCAAGAAATAACTG GTGGGTAGCATTGCTTTCATTTGGGGAAGGTTGGCATAACAATCATCACGCGTTCGAGTACTCGGCTCGACATGGTTTAGAATGGTGGCAATTTGATATGACTTGGTATACAATCAAATTTCTTCAAGTTATTGGTTTGGCTAAGGATGTGAAGCTACCTACTGAGATTCACAAACAACGTATGGCTATTCAAAACGACGGTGTTTCAACTTGA